The genomic interval AAGCGTCGCCAAAGCTCTTAACGCAATCACATACGCAGCCAAGCGCGAGGCCAGCGCGGGCTCGGGTGATATTGCGAGCGCAGCGAGCGTGAACACGACCCGTGCTGGCCTCGCGCTTGGCGATGCCAAAGCCCAGAAGCAAGAGCGAACAGCAACGACGAAAAACGAACAACTTCAAGAAGTGAAGTTCGTCCCCCAGTCAGCTTTGCCCGAAGGCCAAGCCTACGAAGACTTCATCTTCAAAACTGCCCAAGTGCCCACCAGAGATGGTCTGCATGATTTTTTCAACGGCTTGTGTTGGCACCGCTTCCCGCTGGCCAAACGTCGTTTGAACCAGTTGCAAGCGGCAGAGATCGACACCCAAGGCATTCGTGCCACGCGGGGCCCAGTGCGCGATGCGCTCACGCTGTTCGATGAAAACGTGGTGCTCATGCACGCGCCCGACGACGTGTGGGCCGCGTTGCAAGCGCGTGATTGGCTACGGCTGTTCGTGGACTTGCGTGACCAATGGCAGCAGGTGCACCTGGTGTTGTTTGGCCACGCCTTGCTTGAGAAACTGGTCACGCCCTACAAGTCCATCACGGCGCATGTGTATCGCGTGGACAGTGACATCAATCCGCACGATGAAGCCGCGCTGGATGCCTGGTTGGTGCAAGACTTGCAACCCGCCAAACTCGCCACCAAACCCTACGAGCCGCTGCCCATTCTGGGCGTGCCGGGTTGGTGGCCAGCGAATGCTGAACGCGCCTATTACGAAGACGTGAATGTCTTTCGTCCCAAGCGCGAGATCGTTGCCAAAACCACGCATGACTTTGCCTAGTTTCCGTGTGGTTTTTAAAAGCCGATCCATTGAATTGCAACAATTCGCCCCTACCATTCACAGCAGCGGACCTTTGTACTGCCCGCTGAAAAGGAAACCATGAAACGCATTCTTCTGTTCGTCCTCACCAACCTCGCCGTCATGGTGGTGCTGGGGGTCGTCGCCAGTTTGCTCGGCGTCAATCGCTACCTCACCGCCAACGGTTTGAACCTGTCGGCCTTGCTGGGCTTCTCGCTCATCATGGGTTTTGGCGGCGCCATCATTTCGCTCTTGATGAGCAAGCCCATGGCCAAGTGGAGCACGGGCGCACACGTCATCAACCAACCTAGCAACCAAGACGAAGCTTGGTTGGTCAGCGTGGTGCAACGCTTGTCTGAACGCGCGGGCATTGCCATGCCCGAAGTCGCTATCTACGAAGGCGAGCCCAACGCGTTTGCCACCGGCGCCTTTAAAAACTCAGCCTTGGTGGCGGTGTCCACCGGTTTGCTGCAGGGCATGACCAAAGAAGAAATTGAAGCCGTGTTGGGCCACGAAATTGCTCACGTCGCGAACGGCGACATGGTCACGCTCACGCTCATCCAAGGCGTGCTCAACACCTTCGTGGTGTTCTTGAGCCGCGTCATTGGCTACTTTGTCGACAACATGTTGCGCAGCAAAGACGACGAATCTACCGGCCCCGGCATGGGCTACTACATCACCAGCTTTGTGCTGGACATCGTGCTGGGCTTTGTGGCAAGCATGATCGTGGCGTGGTTCAGCCGCCATCGCGAGTTCCGTGCAGACGAAGGTTCGGCCCAGCTCTTGGGCAACAAGCAACCCATGATCAACGCCTTGGCCCGTTTGAACAGCATGCAAGCCGGCAACTTGCCGCCTAGCGTGGCTGCCATGGGCATCACCGGTGGCTTGGGCAAGTTGTTTGCCTCGCACCCACCGCTGGAAGATCGCATTGCCGCGTTGCAAAACGCACAAGGCTAAGCGTTCTTCGCATGAGCAACATCGCACGCAAGGGGTATTTTTGAGATGAAGTTTTTTCTGTGAGCCATCCATCCTCTCCTTGGACGGTCGCCCCTGTGCAAGCAGTGGCGACCGTTGCCATTCAGCCTGCTGCTGAACTCACGCCTGCGCAAAAACGTTTCAACACCTTGTTGGCGCGTGTGTCGGCGTTGTCGGATTCGATTGCCACGTTAGAAGCTTTGTCTACACAACACCGCAGCAGTCACCTGACTGCGATGAGCTCGTTGAAAAACCAAGAAGACACTGCACGCAAAAACCTGTTGTTGTTTTTAGATGGCCGTTTGCATCAGGCAGAGCTCACTGCCTCACACAGACGCAGCGCCACGCAAATCATCCTTGGTCTTTGTGAGGCGCTAGAGCACAAGAACGACGGCCAAGTGCAAGCCGTGTTCAACCAGCACCACAGCGAAGAAGACGCACAAGCCTTGGCCGAAGAGGCGCGTGCAGGTGCCGAGCATGCCAAAGCCGTGTTTGAAGATTTATTCGGCAAGCCTTTGCATGGCGCGGACGACTTACACACGGCAGAGGCGGTGTTTGAAGCCGGCCTGCGTCAATACCGCGAACAGCAACAGCGCCTCGAAGACAAACGCCAAGCCAAGAAGGCCAAGAAAAAACCAGCAGCCCGTCAGCTCAAAGACGCACAACAAAAGATGGATGCCAACACCGCGCTGCGCACGGTGTATCGCCAGCTCGCCAGTGCCTTGCACCCCGACCGCGAACCCGATGAGGCCGAGCGCGTGCGCAAGACCGCGCTGATGAGCGAAGTCAACGCCGCGTATGACCGCAAGAATTTGTCGGAGTTGCTCAAGCTGCAATTGCAGATTGCACAGATCGACAGCGCGGCTTTGAGCCGCATCGCCGACGACAAACTCAACGCCATGTGCCTGCTGCTCAAAGAACAAGTGGAAGCGTTGGAAGAAGACGAAGCACAAGCCCAGTTTGAAATTCGCCACTACCTGGGCGTGAGCGAACTCGACCACATCAGCGCCGAGAGCTTGGCGCGCGCACTGGCCATTCAGCTGCGCGACAAAGAGCACGAGGTGGACACGCTAGAGCGTGACTTGCGCCGCATTCAAAACGAAGCAGAGCTGAAACGCTGGCTCAAAGAGCAAGCGCAGCTGGCCAAAGACGCGCGGGCCGAGCTGACGGATTTGGATAGGTTGCTCTACCGATAACAAGGTACAGAAATTAAACAGGCAGATAACCTTCCACCGACAAGTAACGTTCGCCTGTGTCGTAGTTGAAGCCAAGCACGGTTGCACCCGCTGGAATTTCAGGCAGCTTCTGCGCAATCGCGGCCAGCGTCGCGCCCGAAGAAATACCGACCAACAAACCTTCTTCAGCAGCGCTGCGACGGCCCATTTCACGAGCAGCCTCGGCTTCAACTTGAATCACGCCGTCTAGTAACGCGGTGTCCAAGTTTTTAGGAATGAAGCCTGCGCCAATGCCTTGGATGGGGTGGGGTGCAGGTGCACCACCTGAGATGACGGGCGATGCGGTGGGCTCGACCGCGTACACCTTCAAGTTAGGCCACTTGGCTTTGAGCACTTTGGCTGCGCCTGTTAAGTGGCCGCCCGTGCCCACGCCGGTGATGAGCACGTCCACGCCATCGGGAAAATCCGCGATGATTTCTTGCGCGGTGGTGCGTGTGTGCACCTCGATGTTGGCGGGGTTTTCAAACTGTTGTGGAATCCACGCGCCGGGTGTTTGTGCGGCCAGTTCTTCGGCGCGGGCGATGGCACCTTTCATGCCTTTTTCGCGTGGCGTCAAATCAAACGAGGCGCCGTAGGCCAGCATCAAGCGGCGGCGTTCGATGCTCATGCTGTCGGGCATGACCAAGATGAGTTTGTAGCCTTTCACAGCAGCCACCATCGCCAAGCCCACGCCTGTGTTGCCTGATGTCGGTTCGATGATCGTGCCACCAGCTTTGAGCGCGCCCGATTTTTCAGCGGCTTCGACCATGGCCAACGCGATGCGGTCTTTGATGGAGCCACCGGGGTTGGTGCGCTCGGACTTGATCCACACCTGATGCGTGTTGCCAAACAAGCGGTTGATGCGGATGTGGGGCGTGTTGCCGATGGTGTCTAAAACGCTGCTGGCTTTCATGGGTTGCTCCTAGAAGAAATGAGTTGTCGTGCGACGGCTTCGCCTACTTTAATGCCATCCACGCCCGCTGACAAAATGCCGCCCGCATAACCCGCACCTTCGCCTGCGGGGTACAAGCCAAAGAGCGTGGGGCTTTGCAAGGTGTCGTCTTCGCGGGCGATGCGCAGGGGCGATGAGGTGCGTGTTTCCACACCCGTCATCACTGCATCGTGCATGTCAAAGCCTTTGATTTTTTGACCAAACACGGGCAGCGCTTCGCGCATGGCGGTGATGGCGTAGCCGGGCAATGCGCTGTTGAGGCTGACCATCTTCACGCCGGGTTTGTAGGACGGCTCGACGCTGCCCAGCGCAGTGGAGGCACGGTCTGCCACAAAGTCGCCCACCAGTTGTGCTGGCGCTTCGTAGGTGCTGCCGCCCAGTGTGTAAGCGTGAGCTTCGAGTTGGCGTTGCAATACCAATCCTGCCAGCGGATGGTAGCCGCCGGGTGCATCGTGTGTGGTGTGGCGCACGGCGTTGCCTAGCTCTTGGCCCAACTCGGCTTCAAACGCGGCGGGGTCGGTGGGGTAGTCGCTGGGGTCAATGCCCACCACGATGCCTGCGTTGGCGTTGCGCTCGGCGCGTGAGTATTGGCTCATGCCGTTGGTCACCACGCGGCCGGCTTCGCTGGTGGCGGCTACCACCGTGCCGCCGGGGCACATGCAAAAGCTGTACACGGCGCGGCCGTTTTCGGCGTGGTGCACCAACTTGTAGTCGGCTGCGCCCAGCAGCGGGTGACCCGCGTGTTGGCCCCAACGTGCGCGGTCAATCACGCCTTGTGGATGCTCAATGCGCACGCCCACCGAGAACGGTTTGGACTCCATCGCCACCGCATGGCGGTGCAGCATGGTGAAGGTGTCACGCGAGCTGTGGCCCAGCGCCATCACCACGTGGTGGGTGGGCAGGGTGTAGGTCTCGCCCGTGGCGTGGTTGTGAATGTGCAGGGCTCGGATGGCTCGGGGTGCAGGCGTGTTGTGTGCGTTGGACGCATGGCTTGCGGTGTCTTCGTAGTCGATGTCCACCACACGTTGTTCAAAGCGCACCTCACCGCCTAAGCGAATGATTTCTTCGCGCAAGCCTTCCACCACTTTCACCAGCTTGAAGGTGCCGATGTGCGGGTGCGCGGTGAACAAAATTTCTTCGGGCGCACCAAAGCGCACAAACTCGTTCATCACCTTGCGGCCCAAGTGGCGCGGATCTTTGATTTGGCTGTACAGCTTGCCGTCCGAGAACGTGCCTGCGCCGCCTTCGCCGAACTGCACGTTGCTTTCCACATTCAAAATCTTTTTGCGCCACAAGCCCCAGGTGTCTTTGGTGCGTTGACGCACGGTGGTGCCGCGCTCAATCACGATGGGTTTGAAACCCATTTGCGCCAACACCAGCGCCGCAAAAATGCCGCAGGGTCCAAAGCCCACCACCACGGGTCGTTCGCCTGTATTTGTTCCCCAGTCGCCCGGTGCATGGGCAGGCGCGTGCCACGACATGTCAGGTGTGGGTTGGATGTGCGAGTTCTTTTCGTACTTGGCCAGCAGCGCAGTTTCTTGCGATGCGTCAGCCAAGGTGATGTCCACGATGTAGACCACCAGCAAGTTTTGCTTGCGCGCATCAAAGCTGCGTTTGAAAACATCCAGCGTGGCGATGGCGTCTGTTGAAAGCCCCAATGCTTCAGCAGCTAGCGTGCGAAGTGCATCAATCGGGTGAGGTGGAAGCTGGCGGTCTGCCTCGGTTTCGGCGGGCGCATCGGCGGCGCGGCGTTCTTCAACAGGGAGGGCAGACAGCGGGAGTTTGAGTTCTGAGAGTCGAATCACAAGCGTGTGGCCCGTGGTGATCGGGCAAGTTATGTCGAGGGCCTTGATTATCCGTCGATAATCAAGTCGTGAAGCTCGCTAGGCCGTCGCTGGTGCAATCTGGGAAACCAGGCACTGGAGGAACGTCCGGACTGCGTAGGACAGCGTAAGAGGTAACACCTCTCCACCGTGAGGTGAGGATTAGAGCAACAGAGACGAGCCGATTTAGTTCGGGTGAAACGGGCAATCTCTACGCGCAGCAATACCAAGTAGGCCAACGTTGAGGCGGTCCGCTGAGTTGGCGGGTAGGTAGCACCGAGCCGAGTGGGCAACCCTCGGCCCAGATTAATGACGGTCACGCCGTGGGCAACCACGGTGCACAGAATCCGGCGTATCGGCGAGCTTCACACTTTTATTTCCCCCCGAGATTTCTCTCGTTCGCTTGGGCTGACGTGCGTCTCATTTTGAAAGAACGAGATGCCACACCCAACGCCCGACGACGATTTTGAAAAACCCATCGTGCATGAAACGGCTCTGAGTAAGTCGATGGTGTTTTCAGACATCGACATTCAAAGCCGCATGAGCGTGGCTCGGCCCGATGAGCTGCAGTTTGAATACACGCGTTTGATGATGGGCGTGCTGCTGTTTCACCCGCAGCCTAAAAGCATCTTGATGGTGGGCTTGGGCGGTGGTTCACTCGCCAAGTTTTGCTACAAGAATTTGCCGCACACACACATCACGGTGGTGGAGATCAACCCGCATGTCATCGCGCTGCGCCAAAGCTTTTGCATTCCCGATGACGATGCGCACTTTCAAGTGCTGCAGATGGACGCCGCCGACTTCATGGCGCACACCGAGCAAACGTTTGATGTGGTGATGGTCGATGGCTTTGACCCACAAGGCATGCCCGAGCAGCTGTGTTCGCCGCAGTTTTATTCAGATTGCCGACGCGTGTTGAATTCTGGCGGGGTGGCGGTGGCCAACTTGCACCGATTCAGCGCGTACCGCGATGTGTATGTGGACCGCATGGAGTCTGCCTTTGATGGCGCACTGTGGGTGGTCAACGCACCCGGCACCACCAACTGCGTGGTGTTTGCCATGCACGATTTTTCTAAAGACACAAAAATCACTTACAGCAAACACAAGCCTGCGCACATGAGCGATGAGGCATGGGCGCAAATCTCGCCCAGCGTGGCTCGGGTGTTTTTAGCGACGCAAGCGCCTGCGCTGACTTAGAGCGCCACCATTTCAAGAACGCGATGCTCCCGCGAAAGATCGGTGCCTGTGGTTACCGCCACGATGGCACCTGATAAATCAGGGCGCATGTTGTGTGGCAGCAGCGTGCCCTCTTGACGCCAAGCGCAATGGAAACTTTGGCAAGGGTCTTGGGGGCGCGCATCGTAAATGCTGCAACCTTGGCGGGTGCAATGTGAGCATGCAGTGCAAGGCTGGCAATTTCTCTGGTTGATCACGTGCATGCGCCACGATAGCCAGACCACCACGACAGGTGCGTGACGTCTGTGTCATTCCCGTTTTGTATGACGCAGATGTCATTTGAGAGTTCGCAATGAAAAACCCCACCGTGTTGCCACGATGGGGTTTTAGACTTTTAAATCCTTAACTGGCTAAGCCAGCTTGAGAATTAGAAGGAGTGGACGATACCCAAAGCTGTTTGCTGGTATTTCGTTCCGTTGTTGTTGGCCAATGATGTACCAGCACTGTTGCTGCCAGCGCTAGCATCTTTCTTCAAAGAACCAGTGTTCACGTAAGCGTAGGTACGCTTGCTGACGTCGTAACGCACACCAAAGCTAGAACCTGTGTATTTACGGTCTTCACCTGTAGCTGCTGCAACGTACTGCTTGTCTTTCATGTTCAAGCTTTGTGCAAAGAACGTGGCTTTGCCAACTGGGACGCGGACGCCAAAGCTTGTACCTTGGATCTTGCCAGCGCCAGCGCCTGTATCAGTTGCATCATCGTTCTGCACAGCTTTTTGGCTGTAGTACTGACCGTAAAGCTTAGCGACGCCCATGTCATAAGAAGCAGCTAACAAGTCAGTCTTCTTAGTAGTGTTAGCGGCTGCGGCAGCAATAGTCAAATATGGAGCTGGAGATTGCGCGTAGTTGGCAGCCAAGACGGCTGGAGACTGAGATGTAACTTCGTCATGGAAGTAACCAGCGTTGATCGGGCCTTGTGTGTACTGTGCACCCAATGTCCAACCTTTACCGTTACGCAATTCACCACCAAGTGCTGGAGCTGTTGCACCACTGCCAGTAGCAACAGTACCTTGATTAGAACGGTTACCCGAAACGCCACCAGACACCAACCAACCACCAGCCAAGTTGTAGTCAACGCGAACACCGGCACGACGGTATGCGCCAACATCATGAGCGATTTGGTTACCGAATTGGTTAGATTGAGCAGCGTCAGTTTGCACTGCCAAGTTACGCATACCAGTCACGCCGTAACCCACTTGAACGCGAGCAGCGCCACTTTTAACAGCAGCCCACAGTTCACGATCACCCAACACAGTGTTGTCCAATGTGTAAGCGTTGCCGTTAGATGTTCCGTTTGTCAAAGTGAGGTCTTTGGCGATGCCAGAACGTGGGTTTGTGCCAATGCCTTGCTCGATTTTGAACTCAGCTGCCATCCCGCCACCGAGGTCTTCGGTGCCTGTCATACCCCAACGGCTTGTGTCGTTAGCGCTGGATTGCGCACCTGAACGTGTGGTTTGCACGATGTCGTTCAGTTTGTAAGAGATATTGCCAACGCCCATATCCAATGTGCCATACAAAGACACAACGTTTTGTGCGAAAGCAGAAGTCGCGGCCAAAGCGGCCAAAGCAACGAGGGTTTAATTTTGATTAAAGGTACTTGAAGGTGCTGAGAGGGTGCTTCGATTTTGCTTTGATGCTGCCGACACCGTTGCGTTACAAGTTGTACGGTCTGTGGTGTACAACTCACCAGCGTATTTGCAAGCGTCATCGCAACATTTTTTATCATGGCGACCACGGCGGACTAGCGGCTAATGCACGGTTTCAAAGCGTCAGCAAATCGTGGGCGGTCAAAACTTTTAGGTCGCGCGACACGATGTACAACTGTAGGCTGGGGTCATGCTCCATTACTTCACGCACTACACCACCCACGCTGCAAACGACCGATTAATCCCACGCGAGCGTACCGTACCCATACCTGCAACCATAACAGCCGTGCATGGCTACCCCAGCAAGTTGGCGGTGTACAAGATTACTGCTAGCAAATATTGGCAGGTGCGCTGTTGGGTTGCAGGGCGCACACATAAGCGCAGCACAAAGACAACATCGCTGCCAATAGCGCAACGTTTTGCACGTTGGTTTTACGAAGACCTGCTGGTCAAACAACTTGCTCCCCAAGCTGCGGTACAGACAGCAGCATCAGCAACCAAGCACCAGCTGACGTTTGGAGCATTGGCTGCACAGGTTTATGCAGACGAACAAGCGCGGGTCGAACGTGGGGAATTTGGCGCAGGCAGTTTACGAATGTTCCGTAACCGTTTGGACGCACAGGTGCTACCACGCTTTGGGATGATGTTAGCCAACAACATTGACTATGCAGCGTTGCAAGAGTTCAGCCGAACACTCAGCGTCAAGTACAGCACCACCACCGTCAGCCATTACCTGATCGTTGTCCGTAAAGTGCTGGCCCATGCCGTGCGTATTGGTCAGCTTGAACAGCTACCCGAATTTCCCAAAATTAAAATCAAAGCAGCATCGCGTGGTGCCTTCACCCCCACCGAGTATTGGCAATTGCTTCGTGCAGCACGTGCATTGCGGGGACAAAAACATCCCAACAGCAAGCAAGACTTACGCAAACGTATCAAGCAGTGTTACAACGACCACACCATGTCACCAGACATTGCTTGGGCCATTGGCTTCATGGTCAACAGCTTTATTCGGCCTGGTGACTTGACCAAAATCCGTCACCGCCACATTGAACTGGTGCGCGGCAGCACCAACACATATTTGCGCTTGACCTTGCCGGAGACCAAGCTGCACACAGCGCCTATTGTTACCTTGTATCCAGCTGTACGCATTTACCAACAAATCGTCCAGCACCAAGCGCAGCACAACCGTGCCAAGCCAAACGACTACATCTTCCTGCCCGACATTACAAACCGCAACTATGCGCTCACGGTATTGAGTTTTATGTTTAACTGGGTGTTGCAGCACACAGGGTTAAAACTTAATCCCCATGGCCATCCCCGCAGCCTTTACAGTCTCCGTCATAGTGCCATCACGTTTCGCTTGCTGTATGGACAGGGCATTGACTTGGTAACGCTGGCGCGAAATGCACGTACAAGTGTGGAAGTCATCAACAACCACTACGCCAGCACCGTGACGGGTGAGCAAAACATTGCCATGCTGCAAAGCAGACGCACCCACACTACTTAGTTTGCTGGTGGGTGCTGTACGTAGTTACTTCTTAAACCCATCACGCAGCTTGGTACTTGCTGCATCCATCTGTGCGTCCAGCTCGCCGTTTTGTGCCGCGCCAATCAGCACATCCAACACATTGACCAGCTCTTTGCTGTTGGCAACCTCCACGGCAGTTTTGCCTTTT from Limnohabitans curvus carries:
- a CDS encoding DUF3025 domain-containing protein, encoding MARGLNPKIEGFAGAVLADIDWSQPWFSPWRELGEPTARQALQQQSVAKALNAITYAAKREASAGSGDIASAASVNTTRAGLALGDAKAQKQERTATTKNEQLQEVKFVPQSALPEGQAYEDFIFKTAQVPTRDGLHDFFNGLCWHRFPLAKRRLNQLQAAEIDTQGIRATRGPVRDALTLFDENVVLMHAPDDVWAALQARDWLRLFVDLRDQWQQVHLVLFGHALLEKLVTPYKSITAHVYRVDSDINPHDEAALDAWLVQDLQPAKLATKPYEPLPILGVPGWWPANAERAYYEDVNVFRPKREIVAKTTHDFA
- the htpX gene encoding protease HtpX, whose translation is MKRILLFVLTNLAVMVVLGVVASLLGVNRYLTANGLNLSALLGFSLIMGFGGAIISLLMSKPMAKWSTGAHVINQPSNQDEAWLVSVVQRLSERAGIAMPEVAIYEGEPNAFATGAFKNSALVAVSTGLLQGMTKEEIEAVLGHEIAHVANGDMVTLTLIQGVLNTFVVFLSRVIGYFVDNMLRSKDDESTGPGMGYYITSFVLDIVLGFVASMIVAWFSRHREFRADEGSAQLLGNKQPMINALARLNSMQAGNLPPSVAAMGITGGLGKLFASHPPLEDRIAALQNAQG
- the cysK gene encoding cysteine synthase A is translated as MKASSVLDTIGNTPHIRINRLFGNTHQVWIKSERTNPGGSIKDRIALAMVEAAEKSGALKAGGTIIEPTSGNTGVGLAMVAAVKGYKLILVMPDSMSIERRRLMLAYGASFDLTPREKGMKGAIARAEELAAQTPGAWIPQQFENPANIEVHTRTTAQEIIADFPDGVDVLITGVGTGGHLTGAAKVLKAKWPNLKVYAVEPTASPVISGGAPAPHPIQGIGAGFIPKNLDTALLDGVIQVEAEAAREMGRRSAAEEGLLVGISSGATLAAIAQKLPEIPAGATVLGFNYDTGERYLSVEGYLPV
- a CDS encoding NAD(P)/FAD-dependent oxidoreductase, with the translated sequence MIRLSELKLPLSALPVEERRAADAPAETEADRQLPPHPIDALRTLAAEALGLSTDAIATLDVFKRSFDARKQNLLVVYIVDITLADASQETALLAKYEKNSHIQPTPDMSWHAPAHAPGDWGTNTGERPVVVGFGPCGIFAALVLAQMGFKPIVIERGTTVRQRTKDTWGLWRKKILNVESNVQFGEGGAGTFSDGKLYSQIKDPRHLGRKVMNEFVRFGAPEEILFTAHPHIGTFKLVKVVEGLREEIIRLGGEVRFEQRVVDIDYEDTASHASNAHNTPAPRAIRALHIHNHATGETYTLPTHHVVMALGHSSRDTFTMLHRHAVAMESKPFSVGVRIEHPQGVIDRARWGQHAGHPLLGAADYKLVHHAENGRAVYSFCMCPGGTVVAATSEAGRVVTNGMSQYSRAERNANAGIVVGIDPSDYPTDPAAFEAELGQELGNAVRHTTHDAPGGYHPLAGLVLQRQLEAHAYTLGGSTYEAPAQLVGDFVADRASTALGSVEPSYKPGVKMVSLNSALPGYAITAMREALPVFGQKIKGFDMHDAVMTGVETRTSSPLRIAREDDTLQSPTLFGLYPAGEGAGYAGGILSAGVDGIKVGEAVARQLISSRSNP
- a CDS encoding fused MFS/spermidine synthase, giving the protein MPHPTPDDDFEKPIVHETALSKSMVFSDIDIQSRMSVARPDELQFEYTRLMMGVLLFHPQPKSILMVGLGGGSLAKFCYKNLPHTHITVVEINPHVIALRQSFCIPDDDAHFQVLQMDAADFMAHTEQTFDVVMVDGFDPQGMPEQLCSPQFYSDCRRVLNSGGVAVANLHRFSAYRDVYVDRMESAFDGALWVVNAPGTTNCVVFAMHDFSKDTKITYSKHKPAHMSDEAWAQISPSVARVFLATQAPALT
- a CDS encoding porin produces the protein MAALAATSAFAQNVVSLYGTLDMGVGNISYKLNDIVQTTRSGAQSSANDTSRWGMTGTEDLGGGMAAEFKIEQGIGTNPRSGIAKDLTLTNGTSNGNAYTLDNTVLGDRELWAAVKSGAARVQVGYGVTGMRNLAVQTDAAQSNQFGNQIAHDVGAYRRAGVRVDYNLAGGWLVSGGVSGNRSNQGTVATGSGATAPALGGELRNGKGWTLGAQYTQGPINAGYFHDEVTSQSPAVLAANYAQSPAPYLTIAAAAANTTKKTDLLAASYDMGVAKLYGQYYSQKAVQNDDATDTGAGAGKIQGTSFGVRVPVGKATFFAQSLNMKDKQYVAAATGEDRKYTGSSFGVRYDVSKRTYAYVNTGSLKKDASAGSNSAGTSLANNNGTKYQQTALGIVHSF
- a CDS encoding site-specific integrase; protein product: MLHYFTHYTTHAANDRLIPRERTVPIPATITAVHGYPSKLAVYKITASKYWQVRCWVAGRTHKRSTKTTSLPIAQRFARWFYEDLLVKQLAPQAAVQTAASATKHQLTFGALAAQVYADEQARVERGEFGAGSLRMFRNRLDAQVLPRFGMMLANNIDYAALQEFSRTLSVKYSTTTVSHYLIVVRKVLAHAVRIGQLEQLPEFPKIKIKAASRGAFTPTEYWQLLRAARALRGQKHPNSKQDLRKRIKQCYNDHTMSPDIAWAIGFMVNSFIRPGDLTKIRHRHIELVRGSTNTYLRLTLPETKLHTAPIVTLYPAVRIYQQIVQHQAQHNRAKPNDYIFLPDITNRNYALTVLSFMFNWVLQHTGLKLNPHGHPRSLYSLRHSAITFRLLYGQGIDLVTLARNARTSVEVINNHYASTVTGEQNIAMLQSRRTHTT